The following are encoded together in the Pseudomonas sediminis genome:
- a CDS encoding MFS transporter: protein MPDAKPGRVRYSILLMLFLVTTITFADRSSLSVAGSAMQAGLGIDAVTLGYIFSAFGWAYVIGQIPGGWLFDRFGTKPVYTLALFIWSVLTLLQGFVGWLPTTWAVTSMFLLRLLVGFASAPCFPGNARITASWFPTAERATATAISSSAQYAATALFAPLMGWVVQTMGWQSVFIVLGCLGLALSFVWLKQLHGPRQHPRIGAAELAHLEQGGALIDLEGQRGGSGGSQWGYLGLLLRRRTMIGIYLGQYCNNAITYFFLTWFPVYLVQARGMSILGAGFAAALPAISGCAGGVLGGLLSDGMLRRGHSLTLARKLPMVFGLLLSSAVVLCIFVESDTAVMALMALAFFGKGLGSLGWTLVADTSPRQILGLSGGLFNTFGNLAAITTPIVIGYLVSRTGSFDWALAYVGLNSLLAVVSFGLIVGRIHRVELDAASGSAS, encoded by the coding sequence ATGCCAGATGCCAAACCGGGTCGTGTGCGCTACAGCATCTTGCTGATGCTGTTTCTGGTCACCACCATCACCTTCGCCGATCGCTCCAGTCTGTCCGTTGCCGGTTCGGCGATGCAGGCCGGCCTGGGCATCGACGCGGTGACGCTCGGCTACATCTTCTCGGCGTTCGGCTGGGCCTATGTGATCGGGCAGATACCTGGCGGTTGGCTGTTCGATCGCTTCGGCACCAAGCCGGTGTACACCCTGGCGTTGTTCATCTGGTCGGTGCTGACCCTGCTGCAGGGCTTCGTCGGCTGGCTGCCGACAACCTGGGCGGTCACCTCGATGTTTCTGCTGCGGCTGCTGGTGGGCTTTGCCAGTGCGCCATGCTTTCCCGGCAATGCGCGGATCACCGCTTCCTGGTTTCCCACCGCCGAGCGCGCTACCGCTACGGCCATCTCCAGTTCGGCGCAGTACGCCGCCACGGCGTTGTTCGCACCCTTGATGGGCTGGGTGGTGCAAACCATGGGTTGGCAATCGGTTTTCATCGTGCTCGGTTGTCTGGGGCTGGCGCTGTCGTTCGTCTGGCTCAAACAACTGCACGGCCCGCGTCAGCACCCGCGGATTGGTGCAGCCGAACTGGCCCATCTGGAACAGGGCGGGGCGCTGATCGATCTGGAAGGGCAGCGTGGTGGCAGTGGCGGTTCGCAGTGGGGCTACCTGGGCCTGCTGCTGCGCCGACGCACGATGATCGGCATCTATCTTGGCCAGTATTGCAACAACGCCATTACCTATTTCTTTCTCACCTGGTTTCCGGTGTACCTGGTGCAGGCACGCGGCATGAGCATTCTTGGCGCGGGTTTCGCTGCCGCCTTGCCCGCCATCAGCGGTTGCGCCGGTGGCGTGCTCGGTGGGCTGCTGTCCGATGGCATGTTGCGTCGCGGTCACTCGCTGACTCTGGCGCGCAAGCTGCCGATGGTGTTCGGTCTGCTGCTATCGAGCGCAGTGGTGCTGTGCATTTTCGTCGAGAGCGACACGGCTGTGATGGCGCTGATGGCCCTGGCCTTCTTCGGCAAGGGCCTCGGCTCGCTGGGCTGGACGCTGGTGGCCGACACTTCGCCTCGGCAGATCCTTGGCTTGTCCGGCGGGCTGTTCAACACCTTCGGTAACCTGGCAGCGATCACCACCCCTATAGTTATCGGCTACCTGGTAAGCCGTACCGGATCATTCGATTGGGCATTGGCCTATGTTGGTCTCAATTCCCTGCTGGCGGTCGTGAGCTTCGGCCTGATCGTCGGTCGTATTCACAGGGTCGAGTTGGACGCTGCGTCTGGCTCGGCATCCTGA
- the gudD gene encoding glucarate dehydratase encodes MTSQIPAAVGTPLITELQVVPVAGQDSMLLNLSGAHGPYFTRNILILKDSAGHVGVGEVPGGEGIRKTLEDARSILVGQPVGNYNALLNQVRRAFADRDSGGRGLQTFDLRITIHAVTALESALLDLLGQHLGVPVAALLGEGQQRDAVEMLGYLFFVGDKDKTDLGYRDERDADDTWERVRNQTALTPETIVRQAEAAHARYGFNDFKLKGGVLHGEAEVEAIRALAARFPDARVTLDPNGGWSLDEAIALCRDLHGVLAYAEDPCGAENGYSGREVMAEFRRATGLPTATNMIATDWRQMGHTISLQSVDIPLADPHFWTMAGSVRVAQMCNDWGLTWGSHSNNHFDISLAMFTHVAAAAPGRVTAIDTHWIWQDGQYLTRNPLRIEGGLVQVPKTPGLGVQLDWDALAKAHELYKAKGLGARDDAIAMQYLIPNWTFNNKKPCLVR; translated from the coding sequence ATGACTTCACAGATTCCTGCCGCTGTCGGCACTCCGCTGATCACCGAGCTGCAAGTCGTACCGGTCGCCGGTCAAGACAGCATGCTACTCAATCTGAGCGGTGCCCACGGCCCGTATTTCACCCGCAACATCCTCATTCTCAAGGACAGCGCCGGCCACGTCGGTGTCGGCGAAGTCCCCGGCGGCGAGGGCATTCGCAAGACCCTCGAAGACGCCCGCTCGATCCTCGTCGGCCAGCCGGTCGGCAACTACAACGCATTGCTCAACCAGGTACGCCGAGCTTTCGCCGATCGTGATTCCGGCGGTCGCGGCCTGCAGACCTTCGATCTGCGCATCACCATCCACGCTGTCACCGCACTGGAGTCCGCGTTGCTCGACCTGCTCGGCCAGCACCTCGGTGTGCCGGTGGCTGCACTGCTCGGCGAAGGTCAGCAGCGCGATGCGGTGGAAATGCTCGGTTATCTGTTCTTCGTCGGTGACAAGGACAAGACCGATCTCGGTTACCGCGACGAGCGCGATGCCGATGACACCTGGGAGCGCGTGCGCAACCAGACCGCGCTGACCCCGGAAACCATCGTCCGCCAGGCCGAGGCCGCACATGCGCGCTATGGCTTCAACGACTTCAAACTCAAGGGCGGTGTGCTGCATGGCGAGGCCGAAGTCGAGGCGATTCGTGCCCTGGCTGCGCGCTTCCCTGATGCTCGTGTGACGCTGGACCCGAATGGCGGCTGGTCGCTGGATGAGGCCATTGCCCTGTGCCGCGACCTGCATGGTGTGCTGGCCTATGCCGAAGACCCGTGCGGCGCCGAGAACGGCTACTCCGGTCGTGAAGTGATGGCCGAGTTCCGCCGTGCCACCGGCCTGCCGACTGCGACCAACATGATCGCTACCGACTGGCGGCAGATGGGCCACACCATCTCCCTGCAATCGGTGGATATCCCACTGGCCGACCCGCACTTCTGGACCATGGCCGGTTCGGTACGCGTGGCGCAAATGTGCAACGACTGGGGCCTGACCTGGGGTTCGCACTCCAACAACCACTTCGACATCTCCCTGGCCATGTTCACCCACGTCGCCGCGGCGGCGCCGGGTCGAGTCACTGCCATCGATACCCACTGGATCTGGCAGGACGGCCAGTACCTGACGCGCAACCCGCTGCGCATCGAGGGTGGTCTGGTGCAGGTGCCGAAGACGCCGGGCCTCGGCGTCCAGCTGGATTGGGATGCATTGGCCAAGGCGCATGAACTGTACAAGGCCAAGGGCCTGGGCGCACGTGACGACGCCATTGCCATGCAGTACCTGATCCCCAACTGGACCTTCAATAACAAGAAGCCCTGCCTGGTTCGTTGA
- the kdgD gene encoding 5-dehydro-4-deoxyglucarate dehydratase — MNPQELKSILSSGLLSFPVTDFDAAGDFNQAGYVRRLEWLAPYGASALFAAGGTGEFFSLAPDEYSAVIKTAVDTCENSVPILAGVGGPTRVAIQMAQEAERLGAKGLLLLPHYLTEASQEGVAAHVEQVCKSVNIGVVIYNRNVCRLNANLLEQLAERCPNLIGYKDGLGDIELMVSIRRRLGERLTYLGGLPTAEVYAAAYRALGVPVYSSAVFNFIPKTAMDFYRAVAAEDHATVGKLIDDFFLPYLDIRNRKAGYAVSIVKAGAKIVGYDAGPVRAPLTDLLPDEYEALAKLIEAQGAQ, encoded by the coding sequence ATGAATCCACAAGAACTTAAGTCCATCCTCTCCTCCGGTCTGCTGTCTTTCCCGGTGACCGACTTCGATGCTGCCGGTGATTTCAATCAGGCTGGTTATGTGCGCCGTCTCGAGTGGCTGGCACCTTACGGTGCTTCCGCTCTGTTCGCAGCCGGCGGTACTGGCGAGTTCTTCTCCCTGGCGCCGGACGAATACAGCGCCGTGATCAAGACCGCCGTGGATACCTGCGAGAATTCCGTGCCTATCCTGGCTGGTGTTGGCGGTCCGACCCGCGTTGCCATCCAGATGGCGCAGGAAGCCGAGCGTCTGGGCGCCAAGGGCCTGCTGCTGCTGCCGCACTACCTGACCGAAGCGTCTCAGGAAGGTGTTGCCGCTCACGTCGAGCAGGTGTGCAAGTCGGTGAACATCGGTGTGGTGATCTACAACCGCAACGTCTGCCGCCTCAACGCCAATCTGCTGGAACAACTGGCCGAGCGTTGCCCGAACCTGATCGGCTACAAGGACGGTCTGGGTGACATCGAACTGATGGTGTCGATCCGTCGTCGCCTGGGCGAGCGTCTGACCTACCTCGGCGGCCTGCCGACCGCTGAAGTCTATGCCGCCGCCTACAGGGCGCTTGGTGTGCCGGTTTATTCCTCGGCCGTGTTCAACTTCATCCCGAAAACCGCGATGGACTTCTACCGCGCCGTCGCAGCCGAAGACCACGCCACCGTTGGCAAGCTGATTGACGATTTCTTCCTGCCGTACCTGGACATCCGCAACCGCAAGGCCGGCTATGCCGTGAGCATCGTCAAGGCCGGTGCCAAGATCGTCGGTTACGATGCCGGTCCGGTACGCGCACCGCTGACCGATCTGCTGCCGGACGAGTACGAAGCCCTGGCCAAGCTGATCGAAGCCCAAGGCGCGCAGTAA
- a CDS encoding enolase C-terminal domain-like protein — protein MYEASRSSTPQIVEMQVIPVAGHDSMLLNLCGAHAPYFTRNLVLLKDNAGRIGCGEVPGGEGIRQALERCRELVIGQSVGRYNHVLNCLRQAIAGPAKGPQTTQHQVTSESEARVLKQPHEINLRLDNVITAVEAALLDLLGQHLDVPVAELLGSGQQRDSVPMLAYLFYIGERQRTDLPYLAGKGSADDWYHLRHQAALTPDAIARLAEAAHARYGFNDFKLKGGVMRGAEEMDAIRAIKARFPDARVTLDPNGAWSLDEAIALCQGQGHVLTYAEDPCGPENGYSGREIMAEFKRATGIPTATNMVATDWRQMGHSLRLEAVDIPLADPHFWTMQGAVRLGQVCEEFGLTWGSHSNNHFDISLAMFTHAAAAVPGRVTAIDTHWIWQEGEERLTREPLQIVGGQVQVSDKPGLGIEPDMERIMAAHELYKKVANGARDDAMPMQYLVPGWQYDPKRPSLGRD, from the coding sequence ATGTACGAAGCCTCCCGCAGCAGCACCCCCCAGATCGTCGAGATGCAGGTCATTCCGGTCGCCGGCCATGACAGCATGCTGCTCAACCTGTGCGGCGCCCATGCCCCCTACTTCACCCGCAACCTGGTGCTGCTCAAGGACAATGCCGGGCGTATCGGCTGTGGTGAGGTTCCCGGTGGCGAAGGCATCCGCCAGGCGCTGGAGCGCTGCCGCGAGCTGGTGATCGGCCAATCGGTAGGCCGTTACAACCATGTGCTCAATTGCCTGCGCCAGGCCATCGCCGGCCCGGCCAAAGGGCCGCAGACCACCCAGCATCAGGTCACCTCCGAATCCGAAGCGCGTGTACTCAAGCAACCGCACGAGATCAACCTGCGCCTGGACAACGTGATCACCGCGGTCGAAGCCGCCCTGCTCGATCTGCTCGGCCAGCATCTCGACGTGCCGGTGGCCGAACTGCTCGGCAGCGGCCAGCAACGCGACAGCGTGCCGATGCTCGCCTACCTCTTCTATATAGGTGAACGCCAGCGCACCGACCTGCCCTATCTCGCAGGTAAAGGCTCGGCAGATGACTGGTATCACCTGCGTCATCAGGCCGCGCTGACACCGGACGCCATCGCCCGCCTGGCCGAAGCGGCGCATGCGCGCTACGGCTTCAATGACTTCAAGCTCAAGGGCGGCGTGATGCGTGGCGCCGAAGAAATGGACGCAATCCGCGCGATCAAGGCGCGCTTCCCCGATGCCCGCGTCACCCTCGACCCCAATGGCGCCTGGTCACTGGATGAAGCCATCGCCCTGTGCCAAGGACAAGGCCACGTGCTGACCTATGCCGAAGACCCTTGCGGCCCGGAGAATGGCTACTCGGGTCGCGAGATCATGGCCGAGTTCAAGCGCGCCACCGGCATCCCCACCGCCACCAACATGGTCGCCACCGACTGGCGGCAGATGGGGCACTCGTTGCGCCTGGAGGCCGTGGACATTCCCCTGGCCGACCCGCACTTCTGGACCATGCAAGGCGCCGTGCGCCTCGGTCAGGTCTGTGAAGAGTTCGGCCTGACCTGGGGCTCGCATTCGAACAACCACTTCGACATTTCCCTGGCCATGTTCACCCATGCCGCTGCGGCCGTGCCCGGCCGCGTCACGGCTATCGACACCCACTGGATCTGGCAGGAAGGCGAGGAACGTCTGACCCGCGAGCCGCTGCAGATCGTCGGCGGCCAGGTGCAGGTATCGGACAAGCCCGGCCTCGGTATCGAGCCGGACATGGAGCGGATCATGGCCGCCCACGAGCTTTACAAAAAGGTGGCCAACGGCGCGCGTGACGACGCCATGCCCATGCAGTACCTGGTTCCGGGTTGGCAATACGACCCGAAACGTCCCAGCCTCGGCCGCGACTGA
- a CDS encoding tripartite tricarboxylate transporter TctB family protein — translation MNTLNKKELIIGLVMLGASLTYLVLAQQLPGHDGVDAATVPKLLAGFLSLLGLMQLVSAFAKPKAAAEPAASPAPAEAEEPTVEIVEPKTVIKTLGLILGYMALLGPVGFPIMTVVYLYLQFLVLTPVNQKARHLTYLLIAVICSALIFLLFREAFDLLLPAGLLNNFI, via the coding sequence ATGAACACCCTGAACAAGAAAGAACTGATCATCGGCCTTGTCATGCTCGGCGCCAGCCTTACCTATCTGGTTCTGGCACAACAGCTGCCCGGGCATGATGGTGTCGATGCGGCCACGGTGCCGAAACTGCTGGCCGGATTCCTGTCTCTGCTTGGCCTGATGCAACTGGTCAGCGCCTTTGCCAAACCCAAGGCTGCTGCCGAACCCGCCGCCAGTCCGGCTCCTGCAGAAGCCGAAGAGCCAACTGTTGAAATTGTCGAGCCGAAGACCGTCATCAAGACACTCGGCCTGATCCTTGGCTACATGGCCCTGCTCGGCCCTGTGGGTTTCCCGATCATGACCGTGGTTTACCTGTATCTGCAGTTCCTCGTGCTGACCCCGGTAAACCAGAAAGCCAGGCACCTGACCTATCTGCTGATCGCCGTTATCTGCTCTGCGCTCATTTTCCTGCTGTTCCGCGAGGCCTTCGACCTGTTGCTGCCCGCTGGCCTGCTGAACAATTTCATCTGA
- a CDS encoding tripartite tricarboxylate transporter substrate binding protein produces the protein MKKTFRASLLSALVGMGVLTTHSATFADDVKWPTRPVQVVVIANPGGDTDFNARMMAKYFNEITGKTMVVTNVAGGGGTLAAEQVKGAAADGNTILFTHPGQLIVNEVAGLTEDSYETFDVSCIAGVDKSTVFVASKQSGVTSMKDLVDKSKANPGSITYGTEMGSFSHLQGLMLEKLTGAKLKMVDGGTVSDRVVGMLGGRLDMGAITYGSVQDYVQGGQMVALGQPNAERNAMLGEVPTLKEQGLDITMDKPYVVAFPKGTDPAIVKKMSDIMQQITEQPAYAEDLKKFKQPVAFFATEDAKQILAKTREDFMQFKDELRKAK, from the coding sequence ATGAAAAAAACATTCCGCGCCTCCCTCCTTTCTGCCCTGGTCGGCATGGGTGTCCTGACCACTCATTCCGCCACCTTCGCCGATGACGTGAAATGGCCGACCCGCCCCGTCCAGGTAGTGGTAATCGCCAACCCAGGCGGCGACACCGACTTCAACGCCCGCATGATGGCCAAGTACTTCAACGAGATCACCGGCAAGACCATGGTAGTGACCAACGTCGCTGGCGGCGGCGGCACCCTGGCGGCCGAACAGGTCAAAGGCGCTGCGGCGGATGGCAACACCATTCTGTTCACCCACCCGGGCCAGTTGATCGTCAACGAAGTGGCCGGCCTGACCGAAGACAGCTACGAGACCTTCGACGTTTCCTGCATCGCTGGCGTCGACAAGAGCACCGTGTTCGTCGCCTCCAAGCAGTCCGGCGTGACCAGCATGAAAGACCTGGTCGACAAGTCCAAGGCTAACCCGGGCAGCATCACCTACGGCACCGAGATGGGCAGCTTCTCCCACCTGCAAGGTCTGATGCTGGAGAAACTTACCGGCGCCAAGCTGAAGATGGTCGACGGCGGCACCGTCTCCGACCGCGTGGTCGGCATGCTGGGCGGCCGCTTGGACATGGGCGCCATCACCTACGGTTCCGTACAGGATTACGTGCAGGGCGGTCAGATGGTCGCACTGGGCCAGCCCAACGCCGAGCGCAACGCCATGCTGGGTGAAGTACCGACCCTCAAGGAGCAAGGCCTCGACATCACCATGGACAAGCCCTACGTAGTGGCCTTCCCGAAAGGCACCGACCCGGCGATCGTGAAGAAGATGTCCGACATCATGCAGCAGATCACCGAGCAGCCTGCCTACGCTGAAGACCTGAAGAAGTTCAAGCAGCCGGTCGCGTTCTTCGCCACCGAAGACGCCAAGCAGATTCTGGCCAAGACCCGCGAAGACTTCATGCAGTTCAAGGATGAACTGCGCAAGGCCAAGTAA